From the genome of Bordetella sp. H567, one region includes:
- the pdxR gene encoding MocR-like pyridoxine biosynthesis transcription factor PdxR, producing the protein MSCQAARAHTVMWDQLFERENDSALSLQERVRQMLVSAILSGHLPPGAPVPSSRHLADQLAIARNTVVFAYQQLVCEGYLVSRERSGHFVSGDVLDGRLAAPAPRPATPAAEGQDRWDKRLRFRPSAQRNIVKPANWQKMPYPFVYGQFDAGLFPTAEWRECCTRALSVLDIRSWAPDLITHDDPALVEQIRTQVLPRRGVWASADEIVITVGAQHALYLIADLLVHHETAVGIEDPGYPDARNIFASRTPCLHGLPVDENGLRITARLAECDYIFVTPSHQCPTTVTMPIDRRQALLDLARDADCMIIEDDFESENRHGDAPIPALKSLDRSGNVIYVGSLSKAFAPGLRIGYVVAPRELIVELRALRRLMLRHPSAYIQRAFSLFIALGHHHALLRRQSQAYQERADRLSQALRRHLPDFEAVPMTGGSSCWVRGPAWLDTNRLATAAVARGVVIEPGDVFFKEAAEMPLNTIRLGYNSIGPSQIDAGIEMLARVVRELQGQAMGRAVTA; encoded by the coding sequence ATGTCCTGCCAGGCCGCTCGGGCCCACACCGTCATGTGGGACCAATTGTTCGAACGCGAAAACGACAGTGCGCTGAGCCTGCAGGAACGGGTGCGGCAGATGCTGGTGTCGGCCATCCTGTCCGGCCACCTGCCGCCAGGCGCGCCCGTGCCTTCCAGCCGGCACCTGGCCGATCAGCTGGCCATTGCGCGCAACACCGTCGTGTTCGCCTACCAGCAGCTGGTCTGCGAAGGCTACCTGGTGTCGCGCGAGCGCAGCGGCCATTTCGTCAGCGGCGACGTGCTGGACGGCAGGCTGGCCGCGCCGGCGCCCCGGCCGGCCACGCCCGCCGCGGAAGGCCAGGACCGCTGGGACAAGCGGCTGCGCTTTCGCCCGTCGGCGCAGCGCAACATCGTCAAGCCGGCGAACTGGCAGAAGATGCCTTATCCCTTCGTCTATGGCCAGTTCGACGCCGGCCTGTTTCCCACGGCGGAATGGCGCGAATGCTGCACGCGCGCGCTTTCCGTGCTCGACATCCGCAGCTGGGCGCCGGATCTCATCACCCACGACGATCCCGCGCTGGTCGAGCAGATCCGCACCCAGGTGCTGCCGCGGCGCGGCGTATGGGCCAGCGCGGACGAAATCGTCATCACCGTGGGCGCCCAGCACGCGCTTTATCTGATCGCCGACCTGCTGGTCCACCACGAGACGGCCGTCGGCATCGAGGATCCGGGCTATCCGGACGCCCGCAACATCTTTGCCAGCCGCACACCCTGCCTGCACGGGCTGCCCGTGGACGAGAACGGCTTGCGCATCACCGCCCGGCTGGCCGAGTGCGACTACATCTTCGTCACGCCCAGCCATCAATGCCCCACGACCGTGACCATGCCCATCGACCGCCGGCAGGCCTTGCTGGACCTGGCCCGCGATGCGGACTGCATGATCATCGAGGACGACTTCGAAAGCGAGAACCGCCACGGCGACGCGCCCATTCCCGCGCTCAAGAGCCTGGACCGCAGCGGCAACGTGATCTACGTCGGCAGCTTGTCCAAGGCCTTCGCGCCGGGCTTGCGCATCGGCTATGTCGTCGCGCCGCGCGAACTGATCGTCGAACTGCGCGCCCTGCGCCGGCTGATGCTGCGGCATCCCTCGGCCTACATCCAGCGTGCGTTTTCGCTGTTCATCGCCCTGGGCCACCATCATGCCTTGCTGCGGCGCCAGTCGCAGGCCTACCAGGAACGGGCGGACAGGCTGAGCCAGGCGCTGCGGCGGCACCTGCCCGACTTCGAAGCCGTGCCGATGACCGGGGGCTCCTCGTGCTGGGTGCGCGGACCGGCGTGGCTGGATACCAACCGGCTCGCCACGGCGGCGGTCGCGCGCGGCGTGGTCATCGAACCCGGCGACGTGTTCTTCAAGGAAGCCGCGGAAATGCCGCTG